One Bifidobacterium crudilactis genomic region harbors:
- the purB gene encoding adenylosuccinate lyase — MKITDISPAIALSPLDGRYHSQTAPLVEYLSEPALNRERMRVEVEWMILLANGMDGNDSADETTVIPQGGHAASLLGGVQPFTPEEISYLRAIPEDFGAEGIEELALIEATTHHDVKAVEYYIDRRLDMAAEVLGEQTELARLKPLVHFACTSEDINNLSYARCIKNAVELVWTPGVQSIVDLLTDKAEQYRDLSMLSLTHGQPATPTTLGKELAVYVYRLNRQLKHLSQQEYLGKINGATGTFGAHLAACPDVDWLAVSREFVEHRMGLSWNPLTTQIESHDWQAECYSTISHVNRILHNLAVDVWMYISRGVFAQEPVKGATGSSTMPHKVNPIRFENAEANLEISCSMLDTLAATLVESRWQRDLTDSTTQRNVGSALGYGVLALNNLLGGLQAIHPNTAVIEKELNGNWEVLGEPIQTAMRAEALLGKDGMDNPYEQVKELMRGHHISQQDVQSFIDSLNYDPDTAQRLRNLTPAGYTGIAGGLVDYARR, encoded by the coding sequence ATGAAGATCACTGATATCAGCCCAGCAATCGCACTGAGCCCTCTTGATGGGCGATACCACTCACAGACCGCTCCACTGGTCGAATATCTCAGCGAACCCGCGTTGAACAGGGAGCGGATGCGCGTTGAAGTCGAATGGATGATTCTGCTCGCCAACGGCATGGACGGCAACGATTCAGCAGACGAGACGACCGTCATTCCCCAAGGCGGGCATGCCGCTTCCCTGCTCGGCGGGGTGCAACCCTTCACACCCGAAGAAATCTCGTATCTGCGTGCCATCCCCGAGGATTTCGGCGCTGAAGGCATTGAAGAGCTCGCCCTGATAGAGGCCACCACGCATCACGACGTGAAGGCGGTCGAATATTACATTGATCGCAGACTCGACATGGCCGCCGAGGTCCTCGGTGAGCAGACGGAGCTTGCCCGGCTCAAGCCTCTGGTGCATTTCGCCTGCACCAGTGAGGACATCAACAATCTTTCCTATGCGCGATGCATCAAGAACGCCGTCGAACTGGTATGGACGCCCGGCGTGCAGAGCATCGTCGACCTGCTGACCGACAAGGCGGAGCAATACCGTGATCTGTCGATGCTGAGTCTGACCCACGGGCAGCCCGCCACACCAACCACATTGGGCAAGGAACTCGCCGTCTATGTGTATAGGCTCAACAGGCAGCTCAAACACCTGTCACAGCAGGAATACCTCGGCAAAATCAACGGCGCCACGGGGACCTTCGGCGCGCATCTAGCCGCCTGCCCAGACGTCGACTGGCTTGCCGTGTCACGCGAATTCGTCGAACATCGCATGGGGCTGAGCTGGAATCCTCTGACCACGCAGATAGAGTCACACGACTGGCAGGCGGAGTGCTATTCGACCATCTCCCATGTGAATCGCATCCTTCACAATCTGGCCGTGGATGTCTGGATGTACATCTCACGCGGAGTCTTCGCACAGGAGCCCGTCAAAGGCGCCACCGGCTCGAGCACGATGCCGCACAAGGTCAATCCGATCCGTTTCGAGAACGCCGAGGCGAATCTCGAGATTTCCTGCTCGATGCTCGATACGCTCGCAGCAACACTTGTGGAATCACGCTGGCAGAGGGACCTCACCGATTCCACCACGCAACGCAATGTCGGTTCCGCATTGGGATATGGTGTGCTCGCACTGAACAACCTTCTCGGAGGCCTGCAGGCCATCCATCCGAACACCGCAGTCATCGAGAAGGAACTGAACGGCAACTGGGAAGTGCTCGGCGAGCCCATCCAGACCGCCATGAGGGCCGAGGCGCTCCTTGGCAAAGACGGGATGGACAATCCCTATGAACAGGTCAAGGAACTCATGCGTGGCCATCACATCAGCCAACAGGATGTGCAGTCCTTCATCGACTCGCTGAATTACGATCCCGACACCGCGCAACGTCTGAGGAATCTCACGCCAGCCGGATACACGGGAATTGCGGGCGGCCTGGTGGACTACGCCAGACGCTGA
- a CDS encoding ribbon-helix-helix protein, CopG family, with protein sequence MSKLTKQDLKELTEWAKSDGPVDSGVALTTDAADQAAEQTLRMAGRPSLGHRQATGDGSSPRRQVRLPRALNYELDEYARDERTTASEVIRLAVSEYLHRHHTGIAEA encoded by the coding sequence ATGAGCAAGCTCACGAAGCAGGATTTGAAGGAGCTGACCGAATGGGCGAAGTCCGACGGGCCGGTCGATTCCGGTGTCGCACTCACCACAGACGCGGCTGACCAGGCGGCGGAGCAGACGTTGCGGATGGCGGGCCGCCCCTCACTCGGACACCGTCAGGCGACCGGGGATGGCAGCAGCCCAAGACGTCAGGTACGCCTGCCGCGCGCGTTGAACTACGAGCTTGACGAGTATGCCCGAGATGAGCGGACCACGGCGAGCGAGGTCATCCGGCTCGCGGTCAGCGAATACCTCCACCGCCACCATACCGGTATTGCAGAGGCATAA
- a CDS encoding proteasome accessory factor PafA2 family protein: MPQLRGSDHQSRSDEFVGGIRGPEFSRIFGIETEYGVSVTENTRPVETGQVAMMMFQPVVTRSRSTNTYLGNGARLYLDVGSHPEYATAETLTPLAALAQDLAGEHIMRRLALDAQRQLREHYGEAAKIHVFKNNTDSSGHSFGCHENYLLRRFVSLRTIERELIPFLVTRQLFSGAGMLGPEGFEMSQRARFLDDAVSSATTRARPMVNTRDEPHANPDQYRRLHVIVGDSNRSQTATWMKLATTHLVLSAIEESVAQDEASPFESCVLQDPGLAISQVSKDISGKATIRLSEETTRGGGTTCALDVQRCYLQVAQSFVSRHADTIDDILPDAAQVLELWENALDAIDSHRWRDLASWVDWAAKLALFRRIESRYSADEDYARRRSQQIDFEYHDIVNGVTYPSLLHHGAMRTLLDEDAVRKAVDTPPADTRAALRGAFVDKALRSDSLWACDWTHISLSSSNRVEAELIDPFDARPTAEYLAVMKALDRPGVGLSYNA, encoded by the coding sequence ATGCCGCAATTGCGCGGATCCGATCATCAATCGCGGTCCGACGAATTCGTCGGCGGCATTCGCGGCCCTGAATTCTCAAGAATCTTCGGTATCGAAACCGAATACGGAGTAAGCGTTACGGAAAACACCCGACCGGTCGAGACCGGTCAGGTGGCGATGATGATGTTCCAACCGGTGGTCACTCGATCGCGCTCGACGAATACCTATCTCGGCAATGGTGCGAGATTGTATCTGGATGTCGGCTCCCATCCGGAATACGCCACTGCGGAAACGCTCACACCGCTGGCGGCGCTCGCGCAGGATCTTGCGGGTGAACATATCATGCGCCGTCTCGCGCTGGACGCGCAACGGCAGCTGCGGGAGCACTACGGCGAGGCCGCGAAGATTCACGTTTTCAAGAACAACACCGATTCGTCGGGTCATTCCTTCGGCTGTCATGAAAACTATCTGTTACGACGCTTTGTTTCCCTGAGAACGATAGAACGCGAACTGATTCCATTCCTGGTGACCAGGCAACTGTTCAGCGGGGCAGGAATGCTGGGGCCGGAGGGTTTCGAGATGTCGCAGCGGGCGCGATTCCTCGACGATGCCGTCTCCAGCGCCACCACACGCGCACGGCCTATGGTCAACACACGCGACGAGCCTCATGCGAATCCGGACCAGTACCGCAGACTTCATGTGATCGTGGGGGACTCCAACCGGTCGCAGACAGCCACGTGGATGAAGCTGGCGACAACGCATCTGGTGCTTTCCGCCATCGAGGAGAGCGTGGCGCAGGATGAGGCGTCACCTTTCGAATCATGCGTCCTGCAGGACCCGGGTCTCGCTATCAGCCAGGTCAGCAAGGACATCAGTGGCAAGGCGACCATACGGTTATCCGAAGAGACGACTCGGGGCGGCGGCACGACATGTGCGCTGGACGTTCAACGTTGCTATCTGCAAGTGGCGCAATCCTTTGTGTCGCGCCATGCAGACACCATCGACGACATCCTTCCGGACGCCGCGCAGGTCCTGGAACTCTGGGAGAACGCCCTGGACGCAATCGATTCCCACCGTTGGCGGGATCTGGCGTCCTGGGTGGATTGGGCGGCCAAACTGGCTTTGTTCCGGCGTATCGAGAGCAGATACTCGGCTGATGAGGATTATGCACGACGCCGCTCGCAGCAGATTGATTTCGAATATCATGACATCGTCAACGGCGTCACCTATCCGTCATTGCTGCATCATGGGGCCATGAGGACATTGCTCGACGAGGATGCCGTCAGAAAGGCGGTAGATACGCCACCTGCCGATACTCGTGCCGCGTTGCGAGGCGCCTTCGTTGACAAGGCCTTGCGCAGTGACTCCCTATGGGCATGCGACTGGACCCACATTTCGCTGTCCTCGTCCAACAGAGTCGAGGCGGAGTTGATCGACCCCTTCGATGCACGTCCCACTGCCGAGTATCTCGCGGTGATGAAGGCGTTGGACAGGCCAGGGGTGGGGCTTTCCTACAACGCATAA
- a CDS encoding ubiquitin-like protein Pup produces the protein MPQEQVQRNAQQQPEQNDETVLTTRDQSQVQDLDAVLDDIESTLEGNAEEYVNSFVQKGGQ, from the coding sequence ATGCCACAGGAACAGGTGCAGCGCAACGCACAGCAGCAGCCGGAGCAGAACGATGAGACGGTTCTGACGACCCGAGACCAGTCGCAGGTACAGGACCTCGATGCCGTGCTTGACGACATCGAGTCCACCCTGGAGGGCAACGCCGAGGAGTATGTCAACAGCTTCGTGCAGAAGGGTGGGCAGTGA
- a CDS encoding HU family DNA-binding protein, which translates to MAYNKSDLVSKIAQKSNLTKAQAEAAVNAFQDVFVESLTSGEGLKLTGLFSAERVKRAARTGRNPRTGETIKIPASYGVRITAGSLLKKAVVK; encoded by the coding sequence ATGGCATACAACAAGTCTGATCTCGTTTCAAAGATCGCACAGAAGTCAAACCTGACCAAGGCTCAGGCAGAAGCTGCAGTCAACGCTTTCCAGGACGTCTTCGTTGAGTCCCTGACTTCAGGCGAAGGTCTGAAGCTGACTGGTCTGTTCTCCGCGGAGCGCGTGAAGCGTGCCGCACGTACGGGCCGCAATCCGCGTACCGGCGAGACCATCAAGATTCCGGCAAGCTACGGCGTACGTATCACCGCTGGCTCGCTGCTGAAGAAGGCTGTCGTCAAGTAG
- a CDS encoding lysylphosphatidylglycerol synthase transmembrane domain-containing protein — protein MNTHTKVGDASADERTSGDADKEREALPTSDLASKEPTDAPDRMRNTEAAGSPDGPVDASSQSLIDDTPPQRVRDLGDLVRTVGTLIAGILIVLIAVYLRGVTQGIEYDVHTASQALDWLYDLPTSLLQQFTTIVVVLIVLFHLLFTREFLQAITSSVALFCGYGAVWAISTIIVHTENQTIISALSPSVVLTGASLLPDIYAGIGAFLSAAGPRRLRASVKWGWNILYATAIIVVALSANAISGVLLSFCIGRIIGLGIRYLAGTQSKGAWGPSIVQSLKSIGITVHSLRAVDIPSSPNPFGNEASLSDDLVDGSRLYEVEDVAGTRYTVSVLDAQKYTAGYLIQLWQWLKFSGVSMRRDRSVRDTTQHHFAMLLGLRNLGLTTVRPYGVAESGESSLFVLESDSGLHSTDVASLSDDDLRELCRYLDKAIGHGFTNRGITPDSIAKDAEGHCFIAGWQNGDFASSSANSSIDRVQLLTMLACTVGKERAVEVTRDVWGDDLLIGLIPFLQKVAVPAATKALPGWDKRLLGELRNDLRALTSEEAGEALEPVTLSRFNLRSFLALVLLVVAVAVVLTQLNLQQVIYAIGHAEPWMAVLCFVFGVFAWIGSGISLGAFMDADRRNYLGIFMSQVAASFTAVSMPAGVGPAFVNLQFLRKSGYRSTVATAVMSAVIAVQFLTTFLLLILIGVFTGRNSFSGMIPTNTLVIVLGVVAILASLSMAITPVRKLLIDKLLPIVTSYARQLLDVLTQPKQLLFSALGALVQSLAFGLSFWAALKAFGYPTNVLETTFIFMLANTLGSAVPTPGGLGAVEAALTFGFSGLGVPTAVALSATLLFRVATYWLRIPLGALAMKWLNAHNLV, from the coding sequence ATGAACACACATACCAAGGTTGGGGACGCATCTGCCGATGAGAGGACTTCCGGCGATGCTGACAAGGAGCGGGAAGCACTGCCCACGAGCGACTTGGCTTCGAAGGAGCCAACAGATGCGCCTGACCGCATGCGGAACACAGAAGCGGCCGGTTCACCAGACGGGCCTGTGGATGCTTCATCGCAATCCCTTATCGATGACACGCCGCCGCAACGAGTCCGGGACCTGGGCGATCTGGTAAGGACCGTCGGTACGCTGATTGCGGGAATCCTCATCGTGCTGATTGCCGTCTATCTCCGAGGCGTCACACAAGGCATCGAGTATGACGTTCATACCGCCAGTCAGGCACTGGATTGGCTGTATGACCTGCCGACCTCCCTGTTGCAGCAATTCACCACCATCGTCGTCGTGCTGATAGTGCTTTTCCACCTGTTGTTCACCCGTGAATTCCTTCAGGCCATCACCTCTTCGGTGGCCTTGTTCTGCGGATATGGCGCGGTGTGGGCGATTTCGACGATTATCGTCCACACGGAGAACCAGACGATCATCAGTGCGCTCAGCCCCTCGGTGGTACTCACCGGAGCTTCCCTGCTGCCGGATATCTACGCCGGTATCGGAGCCTTCCTGAGCGCAGCAGGTCCACGCCGGCTGAGGGCGAGCGTGAAATGGGGCTGGAACATCCTCTATGCCACGGCGATTATCGTGGTGGCCCTATCCGCGAATGCCATCAGCGGAGTGCTGTTGTCCTTCTGCATCGGCCGGATAATCGGTCTTGGCATACGCTATCTCGCCGGAACGCAAAGCAAGGGCGCATGGGGACCGTCCATCGTTCAATCACTGAAATCCATCGGCATCACGGTTCATTCATTGCGTGCCGTGGATATACCCAGCTCCCCCAATCCTTTCGGAAACGAGGCTTCGCTAAGCGATGACCTTGTTGACGGTTCACGCTTATACGAGGTCGAGGACGTTGCAGGGACCCGATACACGGTTTCAGTGCTCGACGCCCAGAAATACACTGCGGGATATCTGATTCAACTCTGGCAATGGCTCAAATTCTCAGGTGTATCCATGCGTCGTGACCGTTCGGTCAGAGACACCACGCAACACCATTTCGCCATGCTTCTGGGCCTGCGCAATCTGGGGCTGACCACCGTCAGACCTTATGGAGTAGCCGAAAGCGGGGAATCCTCTCTATTCGTTCTGGAATCCGATTCAGGACTACATTCGACCGACGTGGCATCGCTGAGCGATGACGACCTGCGTGAATTGTGCCGCTATCTCGACAAGGCCATCGGGCATGGCTTCACCAATCGCGGCATCACACCGGACTCCATCGCCAAGGACGCTGAAGGTCACTGCTTCATAGCGGGATGGCAGAACGGTGATTTCGCGAGTTCCAGCGCCAACTCCTCAATCGACAGAGTCCAGCTGCTGACCATGCTGGCATGTACTGTCGGCAAAGAGCGTGCGGTCGAGGTGACCAGAGATGTCTGGGGTGACGACCTGCTAATAGGCCTGATCCCCTTCCTCCAGAAGGTCGCCGTTCCCGCCGCCACAAAGGCCCTTCCCGGGTGGGACAAGCGGCTGCTCGGAGAGTTGCGCAACGACCTCAGAGCATTGACCTCCGAGGAGGCGGGCGAAGCGCTGGAACCCGTAACCCTGTCGCGGTTCAATCTTCGTTCCTTCCTGGCTTTGGTGCTGCTCGTCGTCGCGGTCGCGGTGGTGCTCACCCAGCTCAATCTGCAACAGGTCATCTACGCCATCGGCCACGCCGAGCCCTGGATGGCCGTGCTCTGCTTCGTGTTCGGCGTGTTCGCTTGGATTGGCAGCGGTATCAGCCTGGGTGCGTTCATGGATGCCGACAGACGCAATTACTTGGGAATCTTCATGTCTCAGGTTGCGGCAAGCTTCACCGCGGTATCCATGCCGGCGGGTGTGGGACCGGCATTCGTGAATCTTCAATTCCTACGCAAAAGCGGATACCGCAGCACCGTCGCGACCGCCGTCATGAGTGCAGTAATCGCCGTCCAATTCCTGACCACCTTCCTGCTGCTGATCCTTATCGGGGTGTTCACTGGGCGCAATTCCTTCTCCGGCATGATTCCCACGAACACCTTGGTGATCGTGCTGGGCGTGGTGGCGATTCTCGCCTCCCTGTCCATGGCTATCACTCCTGTGAGGAAACTGCTGATCGACAAGCTGCTGCCAATCGTCACCAGCTATGCGCGTCAGCTTCTCGATGTGCTCACCCAACCCAAACAACTCCTGTTCAGCGCTTTGGGCGCACTTGTGCAGAGTCTGGCCTTCGGTCTGAGTTTCTGGGCGGCATTGAAGGCCTTCGGGTATCCGACGAACGTTCTGGAAACGACCTTCATCTTCATGCTGGCGAATACCTTGGGCTCGGCCGTCCCCACCCCGGGTGGACTTGGTGCGGTGGAAGCGGCGCTGACCTTCGGCTTCTCCGGACTGGGCGTTCCTACTGCGGTGGCGTTGTCGGCGACCTTGCTATTCAGAGTCGCCACCTACTGGCTCAGAATCCCGTTGGGAGCGTTGGCCATGAAGTGGCTGAACGCGCATAATCTCGTGTGA